Proteins from a single region of Kogia breviceps isolate mKogBre1 chromosome 5, mKogBre1 haplotype 1, whole genome shotgun sequence:
- the OLIG1 gene encoding oligodendrocyte transcription factor 1, which yields MYYAVSQARVNVAPATMLRPQRPGDVQLGASLYELVGYRQPPSSSSSSTSSSSSTTAPLLPKAAREKPEAPAEPPGTGSGPGAHAGGGSRADAKEEQQQQLRRKINSRERKRMQDLNLAMDALREVILPYSAAHCQAAPGRKLSKIATLLLARNYILLLGSSLQELRRALGEGAGPAAPRLLLAGLPLLAAAPGSVLLAPGAVGPPDALRPAKYLSLALEEPPCGQFALPGGGPGGGAGSPGLCTCAVCKFPHLVPAGLGLAAVQAQFSK from the coding sequence ATGTATTATGCGGTTTCCCAGGCGCGCGTGAACGTGGCCCCTGCGACCATGCTGCGGCCACAGCGGCCGGGAGACGTGCAGCTCGGGGCCTCCCTGTATGAGCTAGTGGGCTACCGGCAgccgccctcctcctcctcttcctccacttcctcctcctcctccacgacGGCCCCCCTTCTCCCCAAGGCAGCGCGCGAGAAGCCGGAGGCGCCCGCCGAGCCGCCGGGCACGGGATCCGGGCCGGGCGCGCACGCGGGCGGCGGCTCCCGGGCAGACGCCAAGGAGGAGCAGCAACAGCAGCTGCGGCGCAAGATCAACAGCCGAGAGCGGAAGCGCATGCAGGACCTGAACCTGGCCATGGACGCGCTGCGCGAGGTCATTCTGCCCTACTCGGCGGCGCACTGCCAGGCTGCGCCGGGCCGCAAGCTCTCCAAGATCGCGACGCTGCTGCTCGCCCGCAACTACATCCTGCTGCTGGGCAGTTCGCTGCAGGAGCTGCGCCGCGCGCTCGGCGAGGGCGCGGGGCCCGCTGCACCGCGCCTGCTGCTGGCCGGCCTGCCTCTGCTCGCCGCAGCGCCGGGCTCAGTGCTGCTGGCGCCCGGCGCCGTGGGGCCGCCCGACGCGCTGCGCCCGGCCAAGTACCTGTCGCTGGCGCTCGAGGAGCCGCCGTGCGGCCAGTTCGCGCTCCCCGGCGGCGGCCCGGGCGGCGGCGCGGGCAGCCCCGGCCTCTGCACCTGCGCCGTCTGCAAGTTCCCGCACCTCGTCCCGGCAGGCCTGGGCCTGGCCGCGGTGCAGGCGCAGTTCTCCAAGTGA